The genomic stretch GGTCGCCAGTGGCGAGGTCGGAGTGGGGGACGCCGCCACCTCCGTCGTCGACCGCGACTGGCGTCGGGGAGCCACGCAGGCCCACTCCGGCACGCACCTCATCCATGCCGCGCTCCGCCAGGTGCTCGGGCCGCAGGCGCACCAGTCCGGCTCGTACAACAAGGCCGGCTACCTGCGCCTGGACTTTTCGTGGAACCAGGCGCTCTCGCTCGAGACGCGCAGCGAGATCGAGGAGATCGCCAATACGGCGATCCGGGACAATCTCGAGGTGGTCACGCGCGAGCTGCCGATCGACGAGGCGAAGGCGCTCGGAGCGATGGCGCTCTTCGGCGAGAAGTACGGCGATGTCGTGCGGGTCGTCGACATCGGCGGGCCCTGGTCGCGCGAGCTCTGCGCGGGTACGCACGTCGGACGCTCCTCCGAGGTCGGCGTGATCAGCCTGGTCAGCGAGTCCTCGGTCGGGTCGACGAACCGCCGCGTGGAGTCGCTGGTGGGCCGGGAGGCCTTCCAGGAGCTCGCCGCCGAGCGGGCGCTTGTCAGCACGATCTCCTCGTCGCTGAAGACGCCGCGCGAGCAGCTGCCCGAGCGGATCGGCGAACTGGTGGCGAGCCTCAAGGCCGCCGAGAAGCGCATCGCCGCCTTCGAGGCCAAGGCTCTCGCCGACCGGGTCCCCGCCCTTGCGGCCACCCGGCGCACGGTGGGCGGCATGACCGTCGTCGCCGAGCACATTGGTACCGCGGCATCGACCGATGAGCTGCGCTCGCTGGTCGCCTCCGTCCGCGAGCGGCTCGGCCAGGAGCCGGCCGTCGTCGCAGTGGCCGCCGACGTCTCGGGTAAGCCCGCCATGATCGTCGCCACCAACCAGGCCGCGCGCGACCAGGGACGCCGCGCGGGTGCGCTCGCGAGGCGTGCCGCCGGGATCCTCGGCGGTGGCGGAGGCGGCAAGGACGACCTCGCGCAGGGCGGCGGCTCGGACGTCTCCGCGATCGCCGCGGCGCTCGAGGCCGTCGTGCAGGAAGCGACCAGCTGAATGGTGCGGTTCGGCGTCCGGCTCGGCATTGATGTGGGCAGTTCCCGCATCGGGGTCGCGCGCTGCGACGCTGACGGGCTTCTCGCGGTGCCGGTGGAGACGGTCGCGCGGTCTAGCGTTGACAGCGGATCCACGGATGTCGCCAGGATCGCCCGTCTCGCCGCCGAGTACGATGCCCAGGCGATCATCGTCGGACTGCCGCTGTCGCTGTCGGGGGCCGAGACGGCCTCGACGGAGGACGCCCGCGGATTCGCTCGACGACTCGCTGAAGCGGTTCCGACTGCGGCGGTGCGCCTCATCGACGAGCGGCTGTCGACCGTGACCGCCCAGAGCGCCCTGCACCGCTCCGGACGCACTACCCGCGGCTCCCGTGCCGTGATCGATCAGGTCGCCGCCGTGGTGATCCTGCAGCACGCCATCGATTCCGAGCGCTCGGCCGGCACCCCGGCCGGAGTCCCGCTCGAACCGAACGAAGGACCTCCTCGTGACCGACATTCCCCCGAGCCGCCGCGACGCCCGCGCCGCCGAGTCAGCGAAGTCGACTCCGCCCGCCTCGACCCCGGAGCAGGGAGCCGCGCTGGCTGAGGCGCACGACCCGCTGGGCCGCCTCTTCACCGGGCCCGATGTGTCCGTGCCCCGTGGCCGCGATGATGCCGCCACGTTCGATCCGAGCGCGCGCCCGAAGCGGCGCCGCTCCTCCCGTGCGACGGGCGGCGCGAGGAAGCGTCGCAACCGCCGCGGGCTCATCGGTGGCCTGCTCGCCTTCGGCGTCTTCGCGGCCCTCGTCGCGATCGCCGTCACCATCTTCCTCGAGCCCGTGCGCGGCCTCTTCGCCGAGGCCGAGGCCACCGACTACACCGGCACCGGGTCCAGCGAGGTGCTCTTCACGATCCATCAGGGCGACGGCGGCAGCGACATCGCGAACAACCTGGTATCGGACGGCGTCATCAAGTCCTACGCCCCGTTCTACAGGCTGCTCCTCGCGCAGAGCCCGGAGCCGCTCTTCCAGCCCGGCGCCTATTCGTTGAAGGCCGAGATGAGCGCCAAGGCCGCCCTGTCGGCGCTGCTCGACTCGGCCTCGACGCGCCTGGCGAACACCTTCGTCATCCCGGAGGGCACGACACTGAAGGCGGCGCTTTCGCTGATCGCGGACGGCACGGGAGTCGCCCTGACCGACCTCGAAGCAGCGGCCGCGAACTGGGGTTCGTTCGGGCTCCCCGCGGGAGCGACGAGCCTCGAGGGCTTCCTGTTCCCCGCGACCTACGACATTGATCCGTCGACGCCGGCCCACGACATCCTGAAGACGCTCGTCGACCGGATGTACCAGTCGCTCGACCGGGCCGGCGTGCCTGTCGACGACCGCTACCGCGTCGTGGTGTTCGCTTCACTCGTGCAGCGCGAGGCGCGCGTGGCCGAGGACTTCCCGAAGGTCGCCCGGGTGTTCCAGAACCGCCTCGATCAGGGGTGGCGCCTGCAGTCGGACGCCACCGTCGCCTACGGGACGGGTGCAACCGACCGCGTCTCCACGACCGACGCCGAGCGCAACGACGTCGGCAACGCCTACAACACCTATCAGCGCGACGGACTGCCGCCGGCGCCGATCTCCAACCCCGGCGATGTCGCGATCAATGCGGTGATGCACCCGGCGGACGGCACCTGGCTGTACTTCGTCACGGTCAACCTCCAGACGGGCGAGACTGCCTACTCCACCACCGACGCCGAACACGCCGCGGCCGTCGCCCAGTGGCAGGCCTGGATGCGCGACCACCCGGAGTATCAGTGACGCGCGCCGGGTACCGCCTGGCGGTCCTCGGCTCGCCGATCGCGCACTCGAGGTCACCGGCGCTGCATGCCGCCGCCTACCGGGTGCTCGGACTCGACTGGAGCTACACGGCCGTCGAGACGACGGAGGCGACGCTCGCCGATGTCGTCACCGGCGGCTCCTGGCACGGCCTCTCGCTGACGATGCCGCTGAAGCATGCGGTGCGACCGCTGCTGACGGAGGAGGACGCGGTCGCGACGACCACCGGTGCCGTCAACACGGTGCTCATCGACCGCTGCGGTCCCGTGCCGCTCCTGCGCGGCTTCAACACCGACGTGACGGGAATCGTTCGTGCCCTGGACGAGGCCGGAGCGGCCCGGGCGGAGCGGGTCCAGATCCTCGGCGGTGGAGCGACCGCCGCCTCCGCCCTGGTCGCGGCGGTGGAGCGGGGAGCGGACCGCGTCGAGGTCGTGCTGCGGACACCCGCCAAAGCTGCGACGCTGGCTCGGATCGCCGGTGAACTCGGCGTCGACTTCGTCGTCCGCTCCTTCGACGACTGGTCGGCGAATGCCCCGCTGGTGATCTCGACTCTGCCAGGCGGAGCCGCGGACAGCCTCGACGTCCCCGACACGGTGGTCGCGGGCTCGACGCTCTTCGACGTCGCCTACTCCCCGTGGCCCAGCGAGCTCGCCCGCCGCTGGGACGCGGCCGGCTCGCCCGTGGTGTCGGGCCTGGGAATGCTGCTGCACCAGGCGCTCGTGCAGGTGCGCATCTTCGTCGCCGGTGATCCCGCTGTGCCGCTCGAGCGTGAGGACGAGGTGCTCGCAGCACTCCGCCTGGCCGTCTCGGCGGGTCCGGTGCCCTGAGTGAATGTGCGAGAATCGGAGGATGCTCCGTTGGCTCACGGCCGGGGAATCCCACGGTCCCGAACTCGTCGCCGTCCTC from Rathayibacter rathayi encodes the following:
- the ruvX gene encoding Holliday junction resolvase RuvX, with product MVRFGVRLGIDVGSSRIGVARCDADGLLAVPVETVARSSVDSGSTDVARIARLAAEYDAQAIIVGLPLSLSGAETASTEDARGFARRLAEAVPTAAVRLIDERLSTVTAQSALHRSGRTTRGSRAVIDQVAAVVILQHAIDSERSAGTPAGVPLEPNEGPPRDRHSPEPPRRPRRRVSEVDSARLDPGAGSRAG
- a CDS encoding shikimate dehydrogenase family protein; this encodes MTRAGYRLAVLGSPIAHSRSPALHAAAYRVLGLDWSYTAVETTEATLADVVTGGSWHGLSLTMPLKHAVRPLLTEEDAVATTTGAVNTVLIDRCGPVPLLRGFNTDVTGIVRALDEAGAARAERVQILGGGATAASALVAAVERGADRVEVVLRTPAKAATLARIAGELGVDFVVRSFDDWSANAPLVISTLPGGAADSLDVPDTVVAGSTLFDVAYSPWPSELARRWDAAGSPVVSGLGMLLHQALVQVRIFVAGDPAVPLEREDEVLAALRLAVSAGPVP
- the mltG gene encoding endolytic transglycosylase MltG; amino-acid sequence: MTDIPPSRRDARAAESAKSTPPASTPEQGAALAEAHDPLGRLFTGPDVSVPRGRDDAATFDPSARPKRRRSSRATGGARKRRNRRGLIGGLLAFGVFAALVAIAVTIFLEPVRGLFAEAEATDYTGTGSSEVLFTIHQGDGGSDIANNLVSDGVIKSYAPFYRLLLAQSPEPLFQPGAYSLKAEMSAKAALSALLDSASTRLANTFVIPEGTTLKAALSLIADGTGVALTDLEAAAANWGSFGLPAGATSLEGFLFPATYDIDPSTPAHDILKTLVDRMYQSLDRAGVPVDDRYRVVVFASLVQREARVAEDFPKVARVFQNRLDQGWRLQSDATVAYGTGATDRVSTTDAERNDVGNAYNTYQRDGLPPAPISNPGDVAINAVMHPADGTWLYFVTVNLQTGETAYSTTDAEHAAAVAQWQAWMRDHPEYQ